From Aquificota bacterium, one genomic window encodes:
- the cas5b gene encoding type I-B CRISPR-associated protein Cas5b: protein MSVRIIKVKIYQPEAHYRIPFSYQRRLTYPIPPYSTVKGLICNLLGINNDDEFKEFKKGLSLAIYGRYESLVKEYIWFRNLSYESHIEKFGSVRNRSINGIIQHPGGQIPVKIDVLHNVELIVYILHTDSGWFERIKDAFNGNTKRLSSIHLGRTEDWIVIKEVREIKPVIGKIRFIKNYFTWIPAPEYVYYELSEDGEKSFKEGYEKFFKNLNANIFKIGVYYEKIEGERIFNEYVIAKLYEGQSFRPFEFYLDKDEDFPLFFYKLPGGAENGKDLGKE from the coding sequence ATGAGCGTACGGATAATAAAGGTCAAAATCTATCAACCTGAGGCTCACTATAGAATTCCTTTTTCTTATCAAAGAAGATTGACTTATCCTATACCACCTTATTCAACAGTAAAAGGTTTAATTTGCAATCTTCTTGGAATAAATAATGACGATGAGTTTAAAGAATTTAAAAAAGGTTTATCTTTAGCGATTTATGGAAGATACGAAAGCTTAGTAAAGGAATATATTTGGTTTAGAAATTTGAGTTATGAAAGCCATATAGAAAAATTTGGGAGTGTTAGAAATAGGTCAATAAATGGCATAATTCAACATCCTGGTGGGCAAATACCTGTAAAAATAGATGTTCTTCATAATGTGGAACTTATAGTTTACATACTCCATACAGATAGTGGATGGTTTGAGAGAATTAAAGATGCTTTCAATGGAAACACTAAAAGACTATCTTCTATTCATTTGGGGAGGACAGAAGACTGGATAGTTATTAAAGAAGTTAGAGAAATAAAGCCAGTGATTGGTAAAATAAGATTTATAAAGAATTACTTTACTTGGATTCCAGCTCCAGAGTATGTCTATTATGAACTTTCAGAAGATGGTGAGAAAAGTTTTAAAGAGGGTTATGAGAAGTTTTTTAAAAATCTGAATGCTAATATTTTTAAGATTGGTGTATATTATGAAAAGATAGAAGGAGAGCGCATTTTCAACGAATATGTAATAGCAAAGCTTTATGAAGGGCAAAGTTTTAGACCTTTTGAGTTTTATTTAGATAAAGATGAGGACTTTCCTTTATTCTTTTACAAATTGCCTGGAGGTGCAGAAAATGGGAAAGATTTGGGCAAAGAGTGA
- the cas3 gene encoding CRISPR-associated helicase Cas3' has protein sequence MGKIWAKSDGISLSEHTKELLKQMDSLFNVMGNRIEPYIWKLLKLSIFAHDLGKVSPSFQIGIGNWQYEPKKPFPDIPHSIFSLLWINEEKICSFLKNVPDDEDKYKRLVLSAVAFHHWRDSFDSIVLGKDRNFIEAVKKVLEDEEFRNELLRNLKEEFDQSNEYKEFLELLGFNEDLAYNVGEYKDLFAFITPPYGNIHLPQRLGLEESFKKDWAIVAGLLIRIDHFASFVQKEKINVDIEKQPPCYSKIEKELEKKFGNSFWQRDDLKERKDKNIILVAPTGSGKTEFAFLWGAGEKLFFTLPLRSAVNSIYKRAKELFGEDKVVLLHSDADVYLYEDSTSYEGERLRVLDMARHLAFPVLVSTGDQIFPSALKYPGYEKFYATLSYSRLVIDEVQAYDTRAVAIIVKLIEDIVKLGGKFLLMTATLPSFVREELGERIGEENFEEIDKYEEYKNMQKHIIQLVKGDLEKDEFIKEIINKANNEGKRVLVILNTVEKAQKVYEKIMEKAEGKNIKICLLHSRFTLKDRKLRERKILREFKNPKSENEREGKILVATQVVEASLDIDADILYTELAPIDVLVQRMGRVLRRRKLERDETNVIIVYGEDEERISSGAGRVYSEDLLILSLVLLCKIKIDDKLKKYITNKQYKKAYSEILKSIGNGTLSFKLSEGDKIDLVEELYRNLKDISSEYIRKFYETLKILDAGFQSNYKEEALKIFREIYDVPVIPENRISDLENELKRLEGKLAKNGYIDYTFFKKNILAKFIVHLDYRYLLKKGEDLINASYIASCLEDRNIRKKIVNWLEDIYIVRSYAYDKQLGLKGISGENYEAKDNII, from the coding sequence ATGGGAAAGATTTGGGCAAAGAGTGATGGAATTAGTCTAAGTGAACACACAAAGGAGCTTTTAAAACAAATGGACAGTTTGTTTAATGTGATGGGCAATAGAATCGAGCCTTATATATGGAAGCTACTAAAACTTTCAATTTTTGCTCATGACCTTGGAAAGGTTTCCCCATCTTTTCAAATAGGGATAGGTAATTGGCAATATGAACCTAAAAAACCTTTTCCTGATATACCGCATAGTATCTTTTCCTTGCTTTGGATTAATGAGGAAAAAATTTGTAGTTTTTTAAAAAATGTGCCAGATGATGAAGATAAGTATAAAAGATTAGTTCTATCAGCTGTGGCTTTTCACCATTGGAGGGATAGCTTTGATAGTATTGTTCTAGGAAAGGATAGGAATTTTATTGAAGCGGTTAAGAAGGTTTTGGAAGACGAAGAATTTAGAAATGAACTCCTTAGAAATCTAAAAGAGGAATTTGATCAATCAAATGAATACAAAGAATTCTTGGAATTATTGGGGTTTAATGAAGATTTGGCATACAACGTAGGCGAATACAAGGACCTTTTTGCTTTTATTACACCACCTTATGGTAATATACATCTTCCACAGCGTTTAGGGCTGGAAGAATCTTTTAAAAAGGATTGGGCAATCGTAGCTGGTCTTTTAATAAGGATAGACCATTTTGCATCTTTTGTTCAGAAGGAAAAGATAAATGTAGATATAGAAAAACAGCCACCATGTTATAGTAAAATAGAAAAAGAACTTGAAAAGAAATTTGGAAATAGCTTCTGGCAGAGAGATGATTTGAAAGAACGTAAAGATAAAAATATTATTCTTGTAGCTCCTACCGGTTCTGGTAAAACAGAATTTGCTTTCCTTTGGGGAGCGGGAGAAAAGCTATTTTTCACATTGCCTTTAAGAAGTGCTGTAAATTCTATCTATAAAAGGGCAAAGGAGCTCTTTGGTGAAGACAAAGTGGTACTTTTACATTCAGATGCGGATGTTTATCTTTACGAGGATTCTACAAGTTATGAAGGTGAGAGGTTAAGAGTGCTTGATATGGCTCGTCATTTGGCCTTTCCTGTCTTGGTATCAACAGGAGACCAGATTTTTCCATCCGCTTTAAAATATCCGGGTTATGAAAAGTTCTATGCTACCTTATCCTATTCCAGATTGGTTATAGATGAAGTTCAAGCTTACGATACAAGAGCTGTAGCGATTATTGTTAAGCTTATAGAAGATATTGTAAAGCTCGGTGGGAAGTTTTTACTTATGACTGCTACACTACCAAGCTTCGTAAGAGAGGAGTTAGGAGAAAGGATTGGAGAAGAGAATTTTGAGGAGATTGATAAATATGAAGAATATAAAAATATGCAAAAGCATATAATTCAATTAGTTAAAGGTGATCTAGAAAAAGATGAATTCATAAAAGAAATTATTAACAAAGCAAATAATGAAGGAAAGCGAGTACTAGTTATACTCAATACTGTGGAAAAGGCTCAAAAGGTGTATGAGAAAATTATGGAGAAGGCTGAAGGTAAAAATATAAAGATTTGTCTTCTGCATTCCAGGTTCACGTTAAAGGATAGAAAATTAAGAGAAAGAAAAATTCTACGTGAATTTAAAAATCCTAAATCAGAGAATGAAAGGGAAGGTAAAATACTTGTTGCTACTCAGGTTGTGGAAGCTTCTCTAGATATTGATGCGGATATTTTATATACGGAATTAGCTCCCATTGATGTTCTTGTACAAAGAATGGGTAGGGTTTTAAGAAGGAGGAAATTAGAACGTGATGAAACAAATGTAATCATAGTATATGGTGAGGATGAAGAAAGAATCTCTTCCGGGGCTGGTAGAGTTTATAGTGAAGATCTGTTGATTTTATCTCTTGTATTGTTATGTAAAATAAAAATTGACGATAAGCTAAAGAAATATATTACAAACAAACAGTATAAAAAGGCTTATTCCGAGATTTTAAAATCAATTGGAAACGGAACTTTATCTTTTAAATTATCAGAAGGGGATAAGATAGATCTTGTTGAAGAGCTTTATAGAAATTTAAAAGATATCTCTTCTGAATATATTAGAAAGTTTTACGAAACTTTAAAAATACTTGATGCAGGGTTTCAATCAAACTACAAGGAAGAAGCCTTGAAAATATTTAGGGAGATATACGATGTGCCTGTTATTCCAGAAAATAGGATTAGTGATTTAGAAAATGAATTAAAGAGATTGGAAGGGAAGCTTGCAAAAAATGGATATATAGACTATACATTCTTTAAGAAGAATATTTTAGCAAAATTCATTGTGCATTTGGATTATAGGTATTTGCTTAAGAAGGGTGAGGACTTGATTAATGCTTCTTATATAGCAAGTTGTTTGGAAGATAGGAATATAAGGAAGAAGATTGTAAACTGGCTTGAGGATATTTACATAGTTAGGTCTTATGCTTATGATAAACAGTTAGGTTTAAAAGGGATATCAGGAGAAAATTACGAAGCTAAAGATAATATAATTTAG
- the cas4 gene encoding CRISPR-associated protein Cas4 — MDFDFEALKTNGIKINYLYVCERKLWLFDRGIQMERSSDKVLLGKLLGEYSYPKEETKEVLIDNLIKIDIVAQEEIREVKYSNKLAYAHRMQLLYYLYYLKRLGVEKKGVINYPKMRKREEVELTPEAEKEVEEALVRVREVLSMEKPPKVVKKPYCTKCAYYEFCFG; from the coding sequence ATGGACTTTGACTTTGAGGCTTTAAAGACTAATGGAATAAAGATAAACTATCTTTATGTTTGTGAGAGGAAGCTTTGGCTTTTTGATAGGGGAATTCAGATGGAACGCAGTTCTGATAAGGTACTCCTTGGTAAGCTGTTGGGGGAATACTCTTATCCAAAAGAGGAAACAAAAGAGGTTTTGATAGACAATCTTATAAAGATTGATATAGTAGCGCAAGAAGAAATAAGAGAAGTTAAATATTCCAATAAGCTGGCTTATGCTCACAGGATGCAACTTCTATATTACCTTTATTATCTTAAAAGGCTTGGTGTAGAAAAGAAAGGTGTTATAAACTATCCTAAGATGAGAAAAAGGGAGGAGGTTGAACTTACACCGGAAGCTGAAAAGGAGGTTGAGGAAGCATTGGTAAGGGTTAGAGAGGTTTTAAGTATGGAAAAGCCTCCGAAGGTGGTGAAAAAACCATACTGTACTAAGTGTGCTTATTATGAATTCTGCTTTGGGTAA
- the cas1b gene encoding type I-B CRISPR-associated endonuclease Cas1b, whose protein sequence is MGRAYYLFTNGRIRRKENTIYIETDNGEKKAIPIEDVEVIHIFGEVELNTKLLNFLSQQNKIVHVYNYYGFYSGSFVPRDINVSGHLAIKQVEHYLDPEERLYLAYCFVEGALFHMLWNLKEYEGTFEFREKIKKEFEKAKEARSISELMGCEGRAREAYYQAFNVILKEGFYIDKREKRPPTNPVNALISFANSLVYSTVLSELYHTQLNPTISYLHEPRERRFSLSLDLAEIFKPILADKLIFKLVNNGIIKPEDFDEDLNYCYLKDNGKKKFVKAFDEKLNTTIKHKKLNRNVSYRTLIRLECYKLIKHFLGDEIYKPLKAWW, encoded by the coding sequence ATGGGTAGGGCATATTACTTGTTTACAAACGGCAGAATTCGGCGCAAGGAAAACACCATATACATAGAAACGGATAATGGGGAAAAGAAGGCTATTCCAATAGAAGATGTAGAGGTTATACATATTTTTGGTGAAGTAGAGTTAAACACAAAACTTTTAAACTTTTTATCTCAACAAAATAAAATTGTGCACGTTTATAACTATTACGGATTTTATTCTGGAAGCTTTGTGCCAAGGGATATAAACGTTTCAGGTCATCTGGCGATAAAACAAGTTGAACACTACCTTGATCCTGAAGAAAGGTTATATCTTGCCTACTGTTTTGTAGAAGGTGCTTTATTTCATATGCTTTGGAACTTAAAAGAATATGAAGGGACTTTTGAGTTTAGAGAGAAAATAAAAAAAGAGTTTGAAAAGGCTAAAGAGGCAAGGAGTATAAGCGAGCTCATGGGTTGTGAGGGTAGAGCAAGGGAGGCTTATTACCAAGCTTTCAATGTAATTCTAAAAGAAGGATTTTATATTGATAAAAGGGAGAAAAGGCCACCGACTAATCCTGTGAATGCTCTTATATCCTTTGCCAATTCTTTGGTTTATTCTACTGTGTTATCTGAGTTGTATCATACACAACTTAATCCTACTATAAGTTATCTGCATGAACCAAGGGAGCGTAGGTTTTCTCTTTCCTTGGACTTGGCGGAGATATTTAAACCTATATTAGCGGATAAGCTTATATTTAAACTTGTTAATAATGGTATTATTAAACCTGAGGACTTTGATGAAGATTTGAACTATTGCTATTTGAAAGATAATGGTAAAAAGAAGTTTGTAAAGGCTTTTGATGAAAAGCTTAACACTACTATAAAGCATAAAAAATTGAATAGAAATGTTTCTTATAGAACTCTAATAAGGCTTGAATGTTATAAGCTTATAAAACATTTTCTTGGAGATGAAATTTACAAACCTTTGAAAGCTTGGTGGTAA
- the cas2 gene encoding CRISPR-associated endonuclease Cas2, whose amino-acid sequence MYLIVVYDISEERINKVRKILKKYFLWVQNSVFEGEISEGKLEKCILELKRAINENEDSIYFYSVENKKNLSKRVLGIEKEITDNIL is encoded by the coding sequence ATGTATTTAATAGTGGTTTATGACATAAGTGAAGAGAGGATAAACAAAGTAAGAAAAATATTAAAGAAGTATTTTCTTTGGGTTCAAAACTCGGTCTTTGAAGGGGAAATAAGTGAAGGTAAACTTGAAAAATGCATTCTGGAGTTGAAAAGAGCTATCAACGAAAATGAAGACTCAATCTACTTTTATAGTGTAGAAAACAAGAAAAACCTATCAAAAAGAGTCCTTGGCATAGAAAAGGAAATTACTGATAACATTCTCTAA